A region of Theileria annulata chromosome 2, complete sequence, *** SEQUENCING IN PROGRESS *** DNA encodes the following proteins:
- a CDS encoding uncharacterized protein (all_bases.C.cand.1316 - hypothetical protein) — MTDSTDSSCSNDFDETNDSSSTVTDQLESNDPYYSTDVCQPSDQSDSKDKESLKRKLSETAPIDEPSKLEKSDISDTPSFLDIIKSVVKDDPNKVDNFNVLTNTKEYDCPIAKLAKLNPGDSFLKASKVDNFSDFNQTDNKPETPGTSESTEENGNTEEEKTVLESSISEDEILLREMVFYLLVTSI, encoded by the exons ATGACTGATTCTACTGATTCTTCCTGTTCGAATGATTTTGATGAAACCAATGATTCTTCCTCTACTGTTACTGATCAACTTGAATCTAATGATCCCTATTATTCTACCGACGTGTGTCAACCATCCGACCAATCGGATTCCAAAGATAAAGAAAGTTTAAAAAGAAAACTTTCAGAAACTGCTCCAATTGACGAGCCATCAAA gCTCGAAAAATCGGACATTTCAGATACACCCTCATTTTTGgatataattaaatctGTT GTGAAGGACGACCCTAATAAGGTGGACAATTTTAACGTATTGACAAACACAAAAGAATATGATTGTCCTATTGCCAAGCTG GCAAAATTAAATCCCGGAGACTCTTTTTTAAAGGCTTCAAAGGTTGATAACTTTTCTGATTTCAACCAAACTGATAATAAACCTGAAACACCAGGAACATCTGAGAGTACTGAAGAAAATGGTAACACTGAAGAGGAAAAAACTGTTTTGGAATCTTCTATTTCTGAAGATGAAATTCTTCTACGTGAAATGGTATTTTATCTACTAGTAACAAGTATTTAG
- a CDS encoding uncharacterized protein (all_bases.cand.525 - hypothetical protein), translating to MTIHTDRLRTANKSYLMDVAKRKYLEKKSDLISEEKNTDENYTNDKDWRVDRLEMLRKIHEKRREYLDRGSGNLEILTDEKELINIANSNTRVLCHFYEDDFERCKLLDSLLVSLASRFLDTRFVKIKATKAPFFTHKIGIKVLPTLLATIDGNITRIYIGFEEFGDIFNSVSNGNNRIPLKIALNKLNTFFNSTKNPYKKYMCKDSIDDNITTEEFMDQFYSRHIDKKHGVRSQILMVGGPKSIRGNPGGIMNSMLSFPQITSYQFVGIAKDMECMFLEKILQCSQSSKLTRSYNTSEFTKVQKMKSKEIVKELNSKVQSSDHLE from the exons ATGACCATACATACCGATAGACTAAGAACTGCAAACAAGTCCTATTTAATG GACGTTGCAAAAAGAAAGTACCTCGAAAAAAAATCTGACTTAATATCCGAAGAAAAAAATACAGATGAGAATTATACAAACGATAAAGATTGGAGAGTTGATAGACTAGAAATGCTAAGA AAAATTCATGAAAAAAGAAGAGAATACTTGGATAGAGGTTCTGGTAATCTAGAAATTCTCACAGACGAAAAGGAACTTATCAATATTGCAAACAGTAATACAAGAGTG TTATGCCACTTTTACGAAGACGATTTTGAAAGATGTAAACTTCTTGATAGTTTGTTGGTTTCTCTTGCCTCTAGATTTTTGGACACCAGATTCGTCAA AATCAAAGCCACCAAAGCGCCCTTCTTCACACATAAAATCGGAATTAAAGTCTTGCCAACCCTTTTAGCGACAATCGACGGAAATATAACGAGAATCTATATCGGATTTGAAGAGTTTGGAG ATATCTTTAATTCTGTTTCAAATGGAAATAACAGGATTCCACTAAAAATCGCActtaacaaattaaacaCTTTCTTTAATTCCACAAAAAATCCTTATAAAAAGTATATGTGTAAAGATTCTATAG atgataatattacaaCTGAAGAATTCATGGACCAGTTCTATTCAAGACATATTGATAAGAAGCACGGAGTAAGGTCACAAATCTTAATGGTTGGAGGACCTAAGTCGATTAGAGGAAACCCAGGAGGAATAATGAACTCAATGTTATCATTTCCACAGATCACGTCATATCAATTTGTCGGAATAGCCAAG GATATGGAGTGTATGTTCCTGGAAAAAATACTTCAGTGCTCCCAAAGCTCAAAGCTAACAAGATCATACAACACAAGCGAATTTACCAAAGTACAAAAAATGAAAAGTAAAGAGATTgtaaaagaattaaattCAAAAGTACAGAGTTCCGATCATTTAGAATAG
- a CDS encoding serine/threonine protein phosphatase, putative (all_bases.C.cand.1317 - serine/threonine protein phosphatase) yields MVEIFSIGKNNKAQALEKAELKKLEGNRSFSENNFISAIEHYSESIRLVEDSHLVSNLKKEGYNWITPELRKTNLHQYYSNRAICNIKIENYGSAISDANVAIQLRPDFFKAYYRRGCAYLCLLKFQDAETDFLKVLSLCNDPTARMKLKECKKIIREQKFSEAITRESPPPLHETINVDSIQVDQGYTGPAFSFKEPINHLDKSYLFHNTLEYLKVPGNTIHKKYVCMIILEVIKIIREYESVVDLNIYPCDELTVCGDIHGQFYDLLNIFSINGEPTDENSYLFNGDFVDRGSFSFECVFTLFLAKVLFPSSFHIVRGNHETEALNKCYGFKGEILNKYDEKVYNLFCESFRYLPLGYLINKKVLVIHGGLFGTENVTIEDLKKIDRFKEPSDSGLMTDMLWSDPKPSNGLSPSKRGVGFEFGPDISNSFISKNNLSYIIRSHEVKQEGYEVEHDGKVITIFSAPNYCDQMGNKAAFIRIKGDTLEPRFTQFEAVEHPPIRAMHYANPLFSGIY; encoded by the exons atggttgaaattttttctaTTGGCAAGAATAACAAGGCTCAGGCCTTGGAAAAGGCcgaattaaaaaaattagaagGGAATAGATCCTTTTCTGAAAACAACTTCATATCGGCAATTGAACACTATTCAGAATCCATACGCCTAGTAGAGGACTCCCATTTAGTTTCCAATTTAAAAAAGGAAGGATATAATTGGATCACCCCTGAACTCAGGAAGACAAATCTCCACCAATACTATTCAAACCGTGCTATTTGTAACATAAAGATAGAAAATTATG GTTCCGCAATCTCCGACGCCAACGTGGCAATTCAACTCAGGCCTGATTTTTTTAAGGCTTATTATCGTAGAGGCTGCGCATATCTCTGTTTGCTAAAGTTTCAGGATGCAGAAACAG ACTTTTTGAAGGTTCTTTCCCTGTGCAACGATCCTACAGCTAGGATGAAGTTGAAAGAGTGTAAAAAGATAATTCGTGAACAGAAGTTTTCCGAAGCTATAACCAGAG AGTCACCTCCACCCTTACATGAAACCATCAATGTCGACTCTATTCAAGTTGACCAGGGTTATACCGGCCCAG caTTTTCATTTAAGGAGCCAATCAATCACCTTGATAAGTCGTACCTTTTCCACAACACCTTGGAGTATCTCAAG GTTCCCGGAAACACTATTCACAAGAAGTATGTGTGTATGATAATATTGGAGgtgataaaaataataaggGAG tatGAATCTGTTGTCGATCTTAATATATACCCGTGTGATGAGTTAACTGTTTGCGGTGATATTCATGGTCAGTTCTATGATTTGTTGAACATTTTCTCCATTAACGGAGAACCTACTGATGAAAACAGTTATTTGTTTAACGGGGATTTTGTCGACAGGGGTTCATTTTCTTTTGAGTGTGTTTTTACTTTGTTTCTCGCCAAGGTCTTATTTCCCTCTTCTTTCCACATTGTTAGGGGGAACCATGAAACTGAAGCCCTTAACAAGTGTTACGGGTTTAAGGGAGAAATTTTGAACAAGTATGATGAGAAAGTATACAATCTCTTCTGCGAATCTTTCCGATACTTACCACTAGGTTacctaataaataaaaaggTTCTCGTTATCCACGGAGGACTGTTTGGCACTGAAAACGTCACTATTGAAGACCTCAAAAAGATAGACAGGTTCAAAGAACCTTCAGATTCAGGATTAATGACAGACATGCTATGGTCTGATCCCAAACCTTCCAATGGATTATCACCATCCAAGAGGGGTGTAGGTTTTGAATTTGGGCCCGACATATCTAACTCATTCATATCGAAAAACAACCTTTCATACATTATAAGGTCTCATGAGGTAAAGCAGGAAGGTTACGAGGTTGAACACGATGGCAAGGTTATCACCATTTTCAGCGCTCCAAACTATTGCGACCAAATGGGAAACAAAGCAGCCTTCATAAG gaTTAAAGGTGATACTCTTGAGCCGAGGTTTACACAGTTTGAGGCTGTTGAACACCCTCCCATAAGAGCCATGCATTACGCAAATCCGCTATTCAGtggaatttattaa
- a CDS encoding CTD-like phosphatase, putative (chr2.C.cand.8 - CPDc catalytic domain of ctd-like phosphatases) → MSRPRFTGEPIAPPEVSTDPITPESNNRNFAGNTWVRRTRHKDGFTANPEWPNKPEPPSTSPPMYKMVPASPIIGKQPTGLVPYQLFNQSLYPNMVIKNDRGKDPKTRFPMANYIGPPLNVPPGSYIPGPIFPIANVGVDAKPMYENRFGTPFMQGPYYKEPPIHPITCKQPPIHTPNMDHIGFVNLSQVKGMSTGTKRNYETMSEISDDQESSGSESDKNERNDTTSKPTYEIKYFTPFLPKPPERYKTEYDLHELKVFLPLGVKAYLKNMSLNPKLSSCFETGPVRNGKLVLLLDLDNTLLHTASQSRLDMLNIDTSDFVDSLGDPELYTFTLPNFANVNYYMKLRPCIREFLQILSLYYEMSIYTNATKEYADVVISILDPDRSLFMDRIVARNSVDEKDLLKSASRLYPDLDTRFILAFDDRRDVWSDIPHKQVVRAEHYDFFESYITELNNNYSSSPSPPNKQTPESNSFNSTINVSSTNGGKTTNDYTFNIEQESESDPDVTREKVSIVDYDRHLKYMVKIFLEIHKRFFADPFNNDVGSILESIQSQVLKGIGVLLTGYRKNTKVVNSVLHADCELRQKENLLEMGASLVLRLNDSKLTHIMAGKNCTDNITKSRDPQYNHIHKVHTLWLYSCRATFSKVDESLFKVDDICKIYSNEPPQLPNKDHWKFINPNAGSFKDTNKNDNGKSKQELPTRIFMGTGAYSNGTEVLSSVEKIVIRWDPSKTKLLQNSISDNSRQNNKQKSEYTPFTNAINPNKYAF, encoded by the coding sequence atGTCAAGACCCAGATTTACGGGTGAACCCATCGCACCACCAGAAGTTAGCACTGATCCAATAACGCCTGAATCCAACAATCGCAATTTTGCGGGCAACACATGGGTCAGACGAACACGCCATAAAGATGGGTTCACCGCTAATCCTGAATGGCCTAATAAGCCTGAACCACCGTCTACCTCACCTCCAATGTATAAAATGGTTCCTGCCTCTCCAATTATTGGAAAGCAGCCAACCGGTTTAGTACCATATCAGCTATTTAATCAATCACTGTATCCAAACATGGTTATAAAGAATGATCGAGGGAAGGACCCTAAAACAAGGTTCCCTATGGCAAACTATATTGGACCACCCCTGAATGTTCCCCCAGGGTCATACATTCCAGGACCCATCTTCCCCATCGCCAATGTTGGAGTCGACGCGAAACCTATGTACGAAAACAGGTTTGGAACCCCCTTCATGCAAGGACCATACTATAAGGAGCCACCCATTCACCCAATTACTTGTAAGCAGCCACCAATACACACACCCAATATGGACCACATTGGATTTGTGAATCTTTCACAGGTTAAAGGCATGAGTACTGGAACTAAAAGAAACTATGAAACAATGAGCGAGATCTCTGACGATCAAGAATCCTCAGGATCAGAGAGTGACAAAAATGAAAGAAACGATACCACATCAAAACCCACCTATGAAATAAAGTATTTCACACCATTTTTACCCAAACCACCTGAAAGATATAAAACAGAGTATGATTTACACGAGTTGAAGGTCTTTCTCCCACTTGGTGTCAAGGCTTACCTGAAAAATATGTCTCTCAACCCCAAACTCTCAAGCTGTTTTGAGACTGGACCTGTTCGCAACGGGAAACTTGTTCTTCTTCTAGATTTAGATAACACGTTATTACATACTGCATCACAGAGCAGATTGGATATGCTGAACATCGACACAAGTGATTTTGTGGATTCTTTAGGAGATCCGGAATTGTACACATTTACCCTACCCAATTTTGCcaatgtaaattattacatGAAGCTTAGGCCTTGCATAAGGGAGTTCTTGCAAATACTGTCCCTCTATTACGAAATGTCAATATATACTAATGCGACAAAGGAATATGCCGACGTGGTTATCAGTATTCTAGACCCAGACAGGTCCCTTTTTATGGATAGAATAGTTGCAAGAAACAGTGTAGATGAGAAGGATTTGTTAAAAAGCGCTTCGAGGTTATATCCCGATTTGGATACCAGGTTCATACTTGCATTCGATGATAGAAGAGATGTCTGGTCTGACATACCACATAAGCAGGTGGTAAGAGCAGAACATTACGACTTTTTCGAGTCATATATCACCGAGTTAAACAACAATTATTCTAGTTCACCATCTCCCCCAAATAAACAGACCCCAGAGTCTAACAGTTTTAATTCGACGATCAATGTTTCCTCGACTAATGGTGGGAAAACTACCAACGACTACACTTTCAACATCGAACAGGAGTCTGAAAGTGACCCTGACGTCACCCGCGAAAAGGTCAGTATTGTTGATTACGACAGACATTTAAAGTATATGGTTAAGATTTTCCTCGAGATACACAAGAGGTTCTTTGCGGACCCTTTTAACAATGATGTTGGATCTATACTAGAATCAATACAGAGTCAGGTTTTGAAAGGAATTGGAGTTTTGCTTACCGGTTACAGGAAGAATACAAAGGTTGTCAATTCTGTTTTACACGCGGATTGTGAACTGAGGCAAAAGGAAAATCTTTTGGAGATGGGTGCCTCGCTAGTACTGAGACTTAATGATTCTAAACTAACTCACATTATGGCTGGAAAGAACTGCACAGACAATATCACCAAAAGTAGAGACCCACAATACAATCACATACATAAGGTTCACACCCTTTGGCTCTACAGTTGCAGAGCAACTTTCAGTAAAGTAGATGAGTCGTTGTTCAAAGTAGACGAcatatgtaaaatatattcaaacGAGCCTCCTCAACTTCCTAATAAAGATCACTGGAAGTTTATAAATCCAAACGCAGGTTCTTTCAAGGACACCAACAAAAATGATAATGGGAAATCTAAGCAAGAGCTACCCACCAGGATATTTATGGGCACTGGAGCATATAGCAACGGGACTGAAGTCCTTTCATCAGTGGAAAAAATCGTAATAAGATGGGATCCTAGCAAGACCAAGCTTCTTCAAAACTCCATATCAGATAATTCCAGACAGAATAATAAGCAAAAGTCAGAGTACACACCATTTACGAATGCCATAAATCCAAATAAATATGcattttaa
- a CDS encoding uncharacterized protein (chr2.C.cand.9 - signal peptide, transmembrane domains;~transmembrane protein, putative;~9 probable transmembrane helices predicted for TA15965 by TMHMM2.0 at aa 29-51, 66-85, 92-111, 121-143, 155-174, 189-211, 322-344, 349-371 and 408-430), translating into MDLHIIVEAVPQLEDNIIPSKKKISFQSILNKFLFFLLGSSVTCLGSTGRLTSKAFGTADFISDCFSVYIYLNLAAFLVVLLFIKCSYRKAIISGWLCLMLHVSYILIVLLSSGNLAKGLYISVYGGIAILEAFLIQSNSFVVSEYYSPSLFSNLYSGYYGGLGIFSLIQTIFQRAVGTNTPKQAKICLLLTHGSFTIIVFCAVIAQSIIYFKNRVDLSPIYAPTKSSWVTKIKGMYRVFLSLPKYSSRFLVFILSDLCKCAFFQVFIPYRMLLNDSQLAIVFFVDNFSDIIGRSIASSTNDTVVTKGTVTNHQKFLYKRDLPYLLIPCFSWVICFLVVWGTWTLKSRFLTEFMTILFTTLLVCFSMGYCSTKGVNGCIPVLEYYKNIGTGGKSRLVDEKNYSYVNDLNNFLIKFLWMVFFIVVYFLAQIMERYQATDHYQHLKTLL; encoded by the exons ATGGATTTACATATCATAGTTGAGGCCGTCCCTCAACTTGAAGATAACATAATTCCATCgaagaaaaaaatttcattCCAGTCAATACTGAATAAATTCCTGTTCTTTTTATTAGGTTCTTCAGTAACGTGTTTGGGATCTACAGGAAGATTAACCTCTAAAGCATTTGGAACAGCAGATTTTATCTCGGATTGTTTCTCAGTGTACATATACTTAAATCTGGCAGCGTTCCTTGTGGtcttattattcattaaatgCAGTTACAGAAAGGCAATAATATCAGGATGGCTCTGTTTAATGCTACACGTTTCCTACATATTAATTGTTCTTCTAAGTTCTGGAAATTTAGCAAAAGGTTTATACATATCAGTTTACGGAGGAATCGCTATTCTTGAAGCCTTCTTAATTCAATCTA ATTCATTCGTCGTTTCTGAGTACTATTCACCCTCTTTATtctcaaatttatattctgGATACTATGGAGGTCTAGGTATTTTCTCTCTTATTCAAACCATTTTCCAAAGGGCTGTTGGAACTAACACCCCCAAACAAGCCAAGATCTGTCTTCTCTTAACACATGGATCCTTTACCATAATTGTTTTTTGTGCAGTCATTGCACaatcaattatttactTCAAGAACCGTGTTGATTTATCCCCTATTTACGCCCCAACCAAATCATCCTGGGTTACAAAGATCAAGGGGATGTATAGAGTATTTCTTTCCCTGCCAAAGTACAGTTCTAGATTTCTGGTCTTCATATTGTCAGATTTATGCAAATGCGCATTCTTCCAAGTGTTCATTCCATACAGAATGCTTTTGAATGACAGTCAACTTGCCATAGTTTTCTTTGTCGACAACTTCTCAGATATAATTGGAAGATCTATTGCAAGTTCAACCAACGATACTGTCGTTACAAAAGGAACTGTGACAAATCACCAGAAATTTCTGTACAAGAGAGACCTACCTTATCTGTTGATACCATGTTTTTCATGGGTAATTTGCTTCCTAGTCGTATGGGGAACTTGGACCTTAAAATCCAGGTTTCTCACTGAATTCATGACCATTTTATTCACGACACTCTTAGTTTGCTTTTCTATGGGTTACTGCTCAACTAAAGGGGTCAACGGCTGCATTCCCGTTCTTgaatattacaaaaatattGGAACTGGCGGGAAGAGTAGACTGGTTGACGAGAAGAATTACAGCTATGTAAATGACTTGAACAACTTTTTGATTAAGTTTCTATGGATGGTGTTTTTTATCGTAGTTTATTTCTTGGCTCAAATTATGGAAAGGTATCAAGCAACTGATCACTATCAACATCTGAAGACTTTATTGtaa
- a CDS encoding aldo-keto reductase family protein, putative (all_bases.cand.524 - signal peptide, PF00248 Aldo/keto reductase family;~Apicoplast targetting peptide predicted by the PlasmoAP tool;~Signal peptide predicted for TA15960 by SignalP 2.0 HMM (Signal peptide probability 0.705, signal anchor probability 0.003) with cleavage site probability 0.191 between residues 23 and 24) — MYNFLLLIKCLLIIHLFSKESYCVLAPSPLIIFRNLNKILADFNTNSKPFYLSNLSPYSYRSIVNSLFSCHPNHKLNDIKQFSGDFNHKYSCKLKNSCRFYKFFISLSTHLSLPYYGFVESSHILKNGSSIGKSAHFSLPRLSRSIPHDDLDKDLNKIFEPEEPEIEQDTDSKKTEQMHKEVKKDFSSEIKTYPKKLSRKQFNKEANKIWKKYSHIFKPLETLEEKMERISKLPITKINVDGVEIKVRMGTLGQPWYIDKEEALKLVNTFEPGVLNYIMKHESDKYTRFPLIKEERDRIWIPLPGIQATYFPEIKVLDHRTDIPDYEYVTLLHDTLRNYTWTYQQSTDKRAKSFNGDGKLDTFEIVNDKIVPIEKKTKEPYKRYVPRDYFSIPKNPSKFFARKTLDLGIFRQPKMQDLLNIKYKYLPREPKELELGYIREYQNFWKTVEYRDNKDKPGLRYKQLGKTDLKISEVGLGTMMFGSRVTESEAHELLDYAYDKFGINFFDTCELYPVPFSFETYGNSEKILGNWIKKRGQEVRSNIVVSTRIACNNDNLKIIRNSKDTSLSKCNIIKAVDSSLQRMGLEYIDLLQFSWPERYVPMNENGDYDQVFFDVTKMGNYDNERMKEQVETIGLLIKEGKIKAWGLSNETPWGVLKFTQLSKELGVPPPSTIQLNYNLLTRNELEKGFVELARPQNTGIGIIAYGPLAGGILTGKYLEFVESTTSGRLLKFPSYMKRYRGSLAARAVKEYYDVAMEFKLPNLTVMSLRWVYSRPFIFSTIIGCNDMYQLRENLYCLDPELPITDLMERRINQIYWKWRDPIRIVQ; from the exons atgtacaattttttactaCTAATTAAATGCTTACTAATAATTCACTTGTTTTCTAAAGAATCCTATTGTGTTTTAGCTCCTTCTCctcttattatttttagaaatttaaataaaattctaGCTGATTTCAACACCAACTCAAAACCATTCTATCTAAGCAATTTGAGCCCATATAGTTATCGCAGTATCGTTAATTCACTCTTTTCATGCCATCCAAAccataaattaaatgatataaaacaatttagTGGAGATTTTAATCATAAATATTCctgtaaattaaaaaattcgTGTagattctataaatttttcATATCTCTATCTACACATCTGTCCCTCCCATATTACGGATTCGTAGAATCTTCTCATATCCTTAAAAATGGCAGCTCAATTGGGAAATCCGCACATTTCTCCCTTCCCAGATTATCTAGGTCAATTCCTCATGATGATTTAGATAAGGACcttaacaaaatttttgAACCTGAAGAACCAGAAATAGAACAAGATACTGATTCAAAAAAAACTGAACAAATGCATAAAGAAGTCAAAAAAGATTTTAGTTCTGAAATAAAAACTTATCCAAAAAAACTCAGCCgaaaacaatttaataaagaagcaaataaaatttggaaaaaatataGCCATATTTTTAAACCTTTGGAAACCCTTGAAGAGAAGATGGAAAGAATTTCTAAATTACCCAtcactaaaattaatgttgATGGTGTAGAGATAAAAGTAAGAATGGGCACTTTGGGACAGCCCTGGTACATAGATAAAGAAGAAGCCCTAAAACTCGTAAATACATTTGAACCAGGGgtgttaaattatattatgaaACATGAATCTGATAAATATACTCGTTTTCCCTTAATAAAGGAAGAAAGGGATAGAATTTGGATACCTCTCCCGGGAATACAAGCAACATACTTTCCAGAAATTAAGGTTCTTGACCATAGAACAGATATCCCAGATTACGAATATGTAACGCTTTTGCACGATACATTGAGAAACTATACATGGACGTACCAACAGTCCACAGATAAAAGAGcaaaatcatttaatgGCGATGGGAAACTTGATACATTTGAAATAGTTAACGATAAAATAGTACCTATTGAGAAAAAAACAAAAGAACCATATAAACGATATGTACCTCGTGATTACTTTAGCATACCAAAGAATCCTTCTAAATTCTTTGCCAGAAAAACACTCGACCTTGGAATCTTCAGACAACCAAAAATGCAAGATCTacttaatatta AGTATAAGTATTTACCTAGAGAACCAAAAGAACTTGAATTAGGATACATCAGAgaatatcaaaatttttgGAAAACAGTCGAATATag AGATAATAAAGATAAGCCAGGATTAAGATATAAACAACTAGGAAAAACAGATTTGAAGATTTCAGAAGTCGGCTTGGGAACAATGATGTTTGGATCAAGAGTCACAGAATCGGAAGCTCATGAACTACTTGATTATGCATACGACAAATTCGGAATTAATTTCTTT gatACTTGTGAACTGTATCCGGTTCCCTTTTCATTTGAAACATATGGAAACTCGGAAAAGATTCTAGGAAACTGGATTAAGAAAAGAGGACAAGAAGTCAGATCTAATATAGTAGTCTCTACCAGAATAGCATGTAACAATGATaacctaaaaattataaggAATTCCAA GGACACTAGTTTGTcaaaatgtaatataataaaagcAGTTGATTCATCTTTACAAAGAATGGGATTGGAATATATAGATTTACTTCAGTTCAGTTGGCCTGAACGCTACGTTCCAATGAATGAAAACGGGGATTACGACCAAGTGTTTTTCGACGTAACA aaaatgGGAAATTACGATAATGAAAGAATGAAGGAACAAGTCGAAACTATTGGTTTGCTGATTAAAGAGGGGAAG ATTAAAGCTTGGGGTCTTTCTAATGAAACGCCATGGGGAGTTCTTAAGTTTACACAGCTATCCAAG GAATTGGGTGTACCACCGCCTTCAACAATACAACTCAATTACAATTTGTTGACAAGAAATGAACTTGAAAAGGGATTTGTTGAATTGGCAAGACCTCAAAATACTG GAATTGGGATTATCGCTTACGGACCACTTGCAGGGGGTATTCTGACCGGGAAATACCTTGAATTTGTCGAGTCAACAACTTCCGGAAGATTACTAAAGTTCCCTTCATACATGAAGAGATATAG AGGATCACTTGCAGCCAGAGCGGTGAAGGAGTATTACGATGTTGCAATGGAATTCAAACTCCCTAACTTAACTGTGATGTCTTTGAGATGGGTTTATTCGAGACcgtttatattttcaaca ATAATCGGATGTAATGATATGTATCAATTGAGGGAGAATTTATACTGCCTGGATCCAGAACTACCAATCACTGACCTCATGGAACGCAGAATCAACCAAATATACTGGAAGTGGAGAGATCCAATAAGAATTGTGcaataa